The following coding sequences are from one Asterias amurensis chromosome 8, ASM3211899v1 window:
- the LOC139940348 gene encoding alpha-1A adrenergic receptor-like — protein sequence MAVLLFLRIYKTLVGLVGILGNSLVIVVICKVSFMHTLTNGFICHQAVIDLLGSLFLLLQSNIPVPVPIPETLSGEILCRVWIGDALLWLLFVTSTFSLLALTIERYIAIVYPFRFNVIFSQNSAIVIGVGVWLIGIALKSYSFMIYTVIDGICKFKPIPGSNIIGPLLIILQYFVPSIIMLLSYTHITVTLKKSAEQVAPLSLDRRGAPSAPGERIVNEQQESLLRARRNTFKTLVIVFAIFLVCWTPSQTTFFLFNMGWIKIDFDGPLMVFNTVLVASNCCINPIIYSFKYKQFRKAMNKMIGRRIARDDGLNPSAITVTAESATRQTHVS from the coding sequence ATGGCGGTGTTACTGTTTCTTCGCATTTATAAAACTCTAGTCGGCCTGGTTGGCATACTCGGCAACAGCTTGGTCATAGTGGTCATCTGTAAGGTCAGTTTCATGCACACTTTGACCAATGGGTTCATCTGTCACCAGGCTGTCATTGACCTTTTAGGGTCACTCTTTCTGCTTCTCCAAAGTAACATCCCCGTCCCGGTCCCCATCCCAGAGACCCTCTCTGGGGAGATCCTATGCCGTGTTTGGATCGGAGACGCCCTTCTCTGGTTGCTCTTCGTCACGTCCACGTTCAGCCTCCTCGCTCTTACTATAGAGAGATACATAGCTATTGTATACCCATTCCGCTTCAATGTGATATTCTCTCAGAATTCAGCCATAGTGATCGGAGTTGGTGTTTGGTTGATCGGGATCGCTCTCAAGTCTTACTCATTCATGATCTACACCGTCATAGATGGGATATGTAAATTCAAACCTATTCCAGGGTCCAACATTATAGGTCCTCTTCTGATAATCTTGCAGTACTTCGTCCCTTCGATTATCATGTTGTTATCGTATACCCATATTACGGTAACACTGAAGAAGAGTGCTGAGCAGGTTGCACCGCTGTCTCTCGACCGTCGTGGAGCGCCCTCAGCCCCTGGGGAACGCATCGTCAACGAGCAGCAAGAGTCGCTTCTCCGGGCAAGGCGAAACACCTTTAAGACCCTTGTCATCGTCTTTGCGATTTTCCTGGTATGCTGGACGCCAAGTCAGACTACCTTCTTCCTATTCAACATGGGCTGGATCAAAATTGACTTCGACGGCCCGCTGATGGTGTTCAACACTGTGCTCGTCGCATCAAACTGTTGCATCAATCCCATCATATACTCCTTCAAGTATAAACAATTCCGCAAGGCAATGAATAAGATGATTGGCCGTCGAATCGCGCGGGACGACGGGCTGAATCCATCTGCAATAACTGTCACAGCGGAGTCGGCTACTCGGCAAACACACGTATCTTAG